One part of the Glycine soja cultivar W05 chromosome 11, ASM419377v2, whole genome shotgun sequence genome encodes these proteins:
- the LOC114373187 gene encoding protein NETWORKED 4A-like, whose translation MWSRLIRSKTSKWLSENLTEMERNVRQMQKLIEEDGDSFAQKAEMYYKKRPELISLVEEFYRAYKSMAERFDHINTPRDLQSQASGVSDYGSEPPSYMSSPRKMGRRISTNRAAGFDVFLGNSGGNVNGFDACQKDGDGSSMLTDTDEDYDDASSMNSFSGFFGNGNDNHNSSINTRVMELEIEIPHDQGKEKHEDQERVKNGELRIENNAEDFRVKVNAYEQELRIVNEKLRLSEEEIGKLKIELEEYRSMKSKNLKGGVGLSSTVEGVKVGGEALELKKLREELRVNKDKLESSEMQIVSLKFGATKTFETIQQLQEQLDLYEKDIASWKTKFNSQKRENSKLQERHARMRTNVADRDHEVRDLKGSLSDVEQKMFFERANMKSEMPKLLGEQTHLEEKLKEREFHCQALEDEIKKIHSEKLEMGETLKGEIEKLKEEIESRKKSIEDANVSLDALKLERNDLKEEVGSLKEVVNSRNDEVEEAHKQVEELTSRAKKQEKEIEKQKVEILEGAEEKREVIRQLCFSLEHYRNGYNVLRQAFTGHKRVPLLAT comes from the exons ATGTGGAGCAGACTCATCAGGTCCAAGACTTCTAAGTGGCTTTCAGAAAATCTTACAG AGATGGAACGCAACGTGAGGCAAATGCAGAAGCTGATTGAAGAGGATGGAGACTCATTTGCACAAAAGGCTGAGATGTATTACAAGAAGAGGCCAGAGTTGATTTCTCTAGTTGAAGAGTTCTACCGTGCCTACAAATCCATGGCTGAACGTTTTGATCACATAAACACACCTCGTGATCTTCAATCACAGGCTTCTGGTGTTTCAGATTATGGCTCTGAGCCACCCTCTTACATGTCTTCTCCTAGGAAGATGGGACGTCGAATATCGACGAATCGTGCCGCGGGATTCGATGTTTTTCTTGGTAATTCTGGTGGGAATGTGAATGGTtttgatgcatgtcaaaaggatGGTGATGGTTCTTCTATGTTGACAGATACTGATGAGGATTATGATGATGCTTCATCCATGAACAGTTTTTCAGGCTTCTTTGGGAATGGAAATGATAATCATAATAGTAGTATCAACACAAGGGTGATGGAGTTGGAGATTGAGATACCACATGATCAGGGGAAAGAAAAGCATGAGGATCAGGAACGTGTGAAGAATGGTGAATTGAGAATTGAGAACAATGCTGAAGATTTTCGTGTCAAGGTCAATGCATATGAACAAGAACTAAGGATTGTGAATGAGAAGTTGAGGCTTTCAGAAGAGGAGATAGGTAAACTGAAGATTGAACTTGAAGAATATAGGTCAATGAAATCAAAGAATCTGAAGGGTGGTGTTGGATTATCTTCAACTGTGGAAGGGGTCAAGGTAGGAGGAGAAGCCTTGGAGTTGAAGAAACTTAGGGAGGAACTAAGGGTGAACAAAGACAAGCTTGAGTCTTCAGAAATGCAAATTGTTTCGTTGAAATTCGGGGCTACGAAAACATTTGAGACTATTCAGCAATTGCAGGAACAGCTTGACTTGTATGAGAAGGACATTGCAAGTTGGAAAACAAAGTTCAACTCTCAGAAAAGAGAGAATTCTAAACTCCAAGAAAGGCATGCAAGGATGAGGACTAATGTAGCCGACCGGGATCACGAGgttagagatttaaaaggttCTCTATCTGATGTAGAACAGAAGATGTTCTTTGAGAGAGCAAATATGAAGTCTGAAATGCCCAAGTTGTTGGGGGAACAGACTCATTTGGAGGAGAAGTTGAAAGAACGGGAATTTCATTGCCAAGCCTTGGaagatgagataaaaaaaatccactCTGAAAAATTAGAGATGGGAGAGACACTCAAAGGTGAAATTGAGAAGTTAAAGGAAGAGATTGAGTCAAGAAAGAAAAGCATAGAAGATGCAAATGTAAGCCTAGATGCTTTGAAGTTAGAGAGAAATGATCTCAAAGAAGAAGTTGGTTCACTCAAAGAAGTGGTAAATTCAAGAAATGATGAGGTTGAAGAGGCACATAAACAAGTGGAGGAACTAACATCAAGAGCTAAGAAACAAGAGAAAGagattgagaaacaaaaggttgAGATCTTAGAAGGAGCTGAAGAGAAACGTGAGGTCATAAGGCAACTATGCTTCTCACTTGAGCATTACAGAAATGGATACAATGTACTTCGGCAAGCTTTCACAGGACACAAGAGGGTTCCTCTTTTGGCCACCT